Proteins from one Bacteroides mediterraneensis genomic window:
- a CDS encoding SusF/SusE family outer membrane protein, with amino-acid sequence MKKILFPILLLVGCGLPLLTACNTDRDDNPTLHEAETFMLETPEDNVYDLGEGRDTVVLNCVQPAYGFTAATTYSVQVSLNESFVDATEETEANYKTLSTTYTSTSIALKPEELNTVVVDLWKQANPEADAYIGAVTPVYFRLAAVITGSELGNSVSNVVKVSQVKLGEVVSTIEPPEEMYLVGSSIGTAWGTWQPMVSVNGLAGEFWSMVYFDAGAEFKFGKFEQDWNGYSRIHQFKDNAGAGLSDSGDNIKVNKGGWYIVYLVAEVSGEDYQYTLSFYKPDVYVLGNTVGDWNYNEAYKFSVPEDKNGSFVSPALTATGEVRMCIKADTDWWRLEFTLKDGATIFYRENNAVNNGWTDLGAEYSLSANPGQKISLNFTEGTGALD; translated from the coding sequence ATGAAAAAGATATTATTTCCCATTTTGTTGTTAGTCGGATGCGGACTTCCGTTGCTTACAGCTTGTAATACGGACCGAGACGACAATCCGACATTGCATGAAGCAGAGACTTTTATGCTGGAGACTCCAGAGGACAATGTGTATGATTTAGGAGAGGGTCGGGATACGGTTGTATTGAATTGTGTGCAGCCTGCTTATGGCTTTACGGCGGCTACGACCTATAGTGTACAGGTTTCACTGAATGAATCTTTTGTGGATGCCACAGAAGAAACCGAAGCTAATTACAAGACTCTCTCGACGACTTATACCTCTACTTCCATTGCATTGAAGCCTGAGGAATTGAATACGGTTGTAGTGGATTTGTGGAAGCAGGCGAACCCGGAGGCAGATGCATATATCGGTGCGGTAACTCCGGTATATTTCCGGCTTGCAGCGGTTATTACCGGTAGTGAACTGGGCAATTCGGTATCGAATGTGGTCAAGGTCAGCCAAGTGAAACTGGGTGAAGTGGTTTCTACGATAGAGCCTCCTGAGGAAATGTATCTGGTAGGCTCCAGTATCGGAACAGCCTGGGGAACGTGGCAACCGATGGTCAGTGTGAACGGGCTGGCTGGAGAGTTCTGGAGTATGGTGTATTTTGATGCGGGCGCAGAGTTCAAGTTCGGTAAGTTTGAACAGGACTGGAATGGTTATTCCAGGATTCATCAGTTTAAGGATAATGCCGGAGCCGGACTGTCTGACAGCGGCGATAATATCAAAGTAAATAAAGGAGGCTGGTACATTGTTTATCTGGTTGCAGAAGTGAGTGGAGAGGATTATCAGTACACCCTGAGTTTTTATAAACCGGATGTATATGTCTTGGGTAATACGGTGGGCGACTGGAATTACAATGAGGCTTATAAGTTCTCGGTACCGGAAGATAAGAACGGCAGCTTTGTTTCCCCGGCTTTGACGGCAACGGGTGAAGTGCGCATGTGTATCAAGGCAGATACAGACTGGTGGCGGCTGGAATTTACACTGAAGGATGGTGCCACCATATTCTATCGTGAAAACAATGCAGTGAATAACGGATGGACGGACTTGGGAGCGGAATACTCTTTGAGTGCCAATCCGGGTCAGAAGATTTCGTTGAACTTTACGGAGGGAACAGGAGCCCTCGACTAG
- a CDS encoding TonB-dependent receptor has product MEIKLNSTSKFLAVWIVGVFLSLQAFAQGLTVKGVVKDNAGMGVIGANVLVKGTTVGTITDLDGNFTLEAKKGDVIVISFIGYKTQELPAEATMNVTLQDDTEVLDDVVVIGYGSVKKNDATGSVTAIKPDELSKGITTNAQDMLTGKVAGVSVISNDGTPGGGAQIRIRGGSSLNASNDPLIVIDGLAIDNSGVKGMSNGLSMVNPEDIETFTVLKDASATAIYGSRASNGVIIITTKKGKSGQAPKVSYNGSVSVSTIQKKYDVLNGDEYRAYAQQIFGDELPASLGTANTDWQDEIFRPAISTDHHVSINGGLKNLPYRVSLGYSYNNGILKTSNFQRFTASVNLAPSFFDDHLKVNVTAKYMNGKNRYADAGAAIGGALSMDPTRPVYGGDSMYDVFGGYYQNAQSTSDFSDPDWRYTANKNTPQNPVAALEQKDDSANSNDFVGNVEVDYKFHFLPDLHLHASLGGEYADGTQTTIYSPYSFSYNYYGNTSAVTEYKYNLSYNVYAQYIKTLGAHTLDIMAGGEEQHFHRNGFTIGNGVDPYTGDIHDAVLKEQTAYATRNTLVSYFGRLNYTLLDRYLFTFTMRWDGSSRFADGNRWGTFPSLALAWKMKEENFLKDVNFLSDLKLRLGWGITGQQDVSSDFAYMPLYVVSDDYAQYPFGDTYYHTSRANAFNTNLKWEQTTTYNAGLDFGFLNGRISGNVDGYYRETNDLLNSVKIPVGTNFNAQMLQNIGSLKNYGVEFAFNVKPVVTKDFMWDVTYNFTWNHNEITKLTGGDDADYYVETGNSISRGNNTKVQVNKVGYAANSFYVYQQVYDENGNPIENMFVDRNGDGIINSSDKYIYKKPAADFMMGLTSKMTYKDWDFSFSLRSSLNNYVYYDFLAGKANVSSSGLFSNTAYSNTTPEAIALGFTGKGDYYMSDYFVRNASFLRCDNITLGYSFKNLFKTSAYKGIGGRVYATAQNPFIITKYKGLDPEVQSGIDSNPYPRAFTFLLGVNLQF; this is encoded by the coding sequence ATGGAAATAAAACTGAATAGTACGAGTAAATTCCTGGCTGTATGGATAGTCGGAGTTTTCCTTTCCCTGCAAGCCTTTGCACAAGGACTTACTGTGAAAGGAGTAGTGAAGGACAATGCCGGTATGGGTGTCATCGGTGCCAATGTGCTGGTGAAGGGAACTACCGTGGGCACGATTACGGATTTGGATGGTAATTTTACACTGGAAGCTAAAAAAGGTGATGTGATTGTCATTTCTTTTATCGGATATAAGACGCAAGAACTTCCTGCAGAGGCTACCATGAATGTGACGCTTCAGGATGATACGGAAGTGCTGGATGATGTGGTGGTTATCGGTTACGGTTCGGTGAAGAAGAATGACGCCACCGGTTCGGTAACAGCTATCAAGCCGGATGAACTGAGTAAGGGTATTACCACCAATGCACAGGATATGTTGACTGGAAAGGTAGCCGGTGTGAGTGTGATTTCCAATGACGGAACTCCGGGTGGAGGTGCACAGATTCGTATCCGTGGAGGTTCTTCCCTGAATGCCAGCAACGATCCGCTGATTGTGATTGACGGACTGGCCATCGATAACAGCGGTGTCAAGGGTATGTCGAACGGTCTCTCCATGGTGAACCCGGAAGATATTGAGACATTTACAGTGCTGAAAGACGCTTCGGCTACAGCCATCTACGGTTCCCGTGCTTCCAACGGTGTCATCATTATCACTACGAAAAAAGGAAAGAGCGGTCAGGCTCCGAAAGTAAGTTATAACGGCTCGGTTTCCGTATCCACCATTCAGAAGAAATACGATGTGCTGAATGGAGACGAATACCGGGCATACGCCCAGCAGATTTTTGGTGATGAACTGCCGGCGTCGCTGGGTACGGCCAATACCGACTGGCAAGATGAAATCTTCCGCCCGGCCATCAGTACCGACCATCATGTGTCTATCAACGGAGGACTGAAGAATCTTCCATATCGTGTTTCATTGGGATACAGTTATAACAATGGTATTCTGAAGACGTCCAATTTCCAGCGTTTTACCGCATCGGTTAATCTGGCTCCTTCTTTCTTCGACGACCATTTGAAGGTGAATGTAACGGCCAAATACATGAATGGGAAGAACCGGTATGCTGATGCCGGAGCTGCCATTGGAGGTGCACTTTCCATGGATCCTACTCGCCCGGTATATGGCGGTGACAGCATGTATGATGTATTTGGAGGTTATTATCAGAATGCACAGTCTACTTCTGACTTTTCGGATCCGGACTGGCGGTATACGGCGAACAAGAATACGCCGCAGAATCCGGTGGCAGCCTTGGAACAGAAAGACGACAGTGCCAACAGTAACGATTTCGTAGGGAATGTGGAAGTGGATTATAAATTTCATTTCTTGCCCGACCTGCATCTGCATGCCAGCTTGGGTGGTGAATATGCAGACGGTACGCAGACTACCATTTATTCACCCTATTCATTCTCTTACAACTATTATGGGAATACTTCGGCTGTGACCGAATACAAATACAATTTGTCGTATAACGTATATGCGCAATATATCAAGACATTGGGTGCACATACCCTTGACATCATGGCCGGTGGGGAGGAACAGCATTTCCATCGGAATGGGTTTACCATCGGGAATGGAGTGGACCCTTATACCGGAGATATTCATGATGCCGTGTTGAAGGAACAGACGGCGTATGCTACCCGTAATACGTTGGTTTCTTACTTCGGACGTTTGAACTATACGTTGTTAGACCGTTACTTGTTCACCTTCACCATGCGCTGGGATGGTTCTTCCCGTTTTGCTGATGGAAACCGCTGGGGTACTTTCCCCTCTCTGGCTTTGGCTTGGAAGATGAAGGAAGAAAACTTCTTGAAAGACGTCAATTTCCTTTCTGACCTGAAGCTTCGGTTGGGATGGGGTATCACCGGACAGCAGGATGTAAGTTCGGATTTTGCCTACATGCCGCTGTATGTGGTGAGTGATGATTATGCACAGTATCCGTTTGGAGATACATATTATCATACTTCGCGTGCCAATGCCTTCAATACGAACTTGAAGTGGGAGCAGACTACCACTTACAATGCCGGATTGGATTTCGGATTCCTCAACGGACGTATCAGCGGTAATGTGGACGGATATTACCGTGAAACAAACGACTTGCTGAACAGTGTGAAGATTCCGGTGGGTACGAATTTCAATGCACAAATGTTGCAGAATATCGGTTCGTTGAAAAATTACGGTGTGGAATTTGCCTTCAACGTAAAACCGGTAGTTACGAAAGACTTTATGTGGGACGTGACCTATAACTTTACTTGGAACCATAATGAGATTACCAAACTGACAGGTGGGGATGATGCAGATTATTACGTAGAAACAGGTAACAGTATTTCCCGTGGTAACAATACGAAGGTGCAGGTCAACAAGGTGGGTTATGCGGCTAACTCTTTCTATGTGTACCAGCAGGTATATGATGAAAACGGTAATCCGATTGAGAATATGTTTGTCGACCGCAATGGGGATGGCATCATCAACAGCTCTGATAAGTATATCTACAAGAAACCGGCAGCCGATTTCATGATGGGACTTACTTCGAAGATGACTTATAAAGACTGGGATTTCAGTTTCTCCTTGCGCAGCAGTCTGAATAACTATGTGTATTACGACTTCCTGGCTGGGAAAGCGAACGTGAGCAGCTCGGGATTGTTCTCCAATACGGCATACTCGAATACTACCCCCGAAGCCATTGCGCTGGGCTTTACAGGAAAAGGAGATTATTACATGAGCGACTATTTCGTCCGGAATGCCTCTTTCCTGCGTTGTGACAACATTACACTGGGATATTCGTTTAAGAATCTGTTCAAAACTTCGGCTTATAAGGGCATTGGCGGACGTGTGTATGCAACGGCTCAGAATCCGTTTATTATCACCAAGTACAAGGGACTGGATCCGGAAGTGCAGAGTGGCATTGACTCTAATCCTTATCCGCGTGCCTTCACGTTCCTGCTGGGAGTTAATTTACAATTCTAA
- the lptB gene encoding LPS export ABC transporter ATP-binding protein translates to MAAQENQAHTTEKFELPSDGKMVLRTENLVKKYGKRTVVSHVSINVKQGEIVGLLGPNGAGKTTSFYMTTGLIVPNEGHIYLNDKDITSYPVYKRAQNGIGYLAQEASVFRKMSVEDNIASVLELTNKSPEYQKEKLESLIAEFRLQKVRKNLGDQLSGGERRRTEIARCLAIDPKFIMLDEPFAGVDPIAVEDIQHIVWKLKDKNIGILITDHNVQETLSITDRAYLLFEGKILFQGTPEELAENKIVREKYLSNSFVLRRKDFQLKEIRE, encoded by the coding sequence ATGGCAGCACAAGAAAATCAAGCACATACTACCGAAAAATTTGAATTGCCGTCAGACGGGAAAATGGTACTTCGTACCGAAAACCTGGTAAAGAAATACGGAAAGCGAACGGTAGTCAGCCATGTTTCCATCAACGTGAAACAGGGAGAAATTGTAGGGTTGCTCGGGCCCAACGGAGCGGGGAAAACCACTTCATTCTATATGACTACCGGACTGATTGTCCCCAATGAGGGGCATATCTATCTGAACGACAAGGATATCACCTCTTATCCTGTATATAAACGGGCCCAAAACGGAATCGGTTACCTGGCACAGGAAGCTTCCGTGTTCCGTAAGATGAGTGTGGAAGACAACATCGCTTCCGTATTGGAGCTGACCAACAAATCACCCGAATACCAGAAAGAGAAACTGGAAAGCCTGATAGCCGAGTTCCGACTTCAGAAGGTCCGCAAGAACTTGGGCGACCAACTTTCCGGAGGAGAACGCCGCCGTACGGAAATCGCACGCTGCCTGGCCATCGACCCGAAATTCATCATGCTCGACGAACCGTTTGCCGGAGTCGATCCGATTGCGGTGGAGGACATCCAGCACATTGTCTGGAAACTGAAAGACAAAAACATCGGCATCCTGATTACCGACCACAACGTACAGGAAACGCTGAGTATCACCGACCGGGCTTATCTGCTGTTTGAAGGGAAGATTCTGTTCCAGGGTACGCCGGAAGAACTGGCCGAGAACAAGATTGTCCGCGAGAAATACCTGAGCAACAGCTTTGTGCTGCGGAGAAAGGATTTTCAGCTGAAAGAGATTAGAGAATAA
- a CDS encoding ABC transporter permease, whose amino-acid sequence MIKPVTNFGKYLMLMGRVFSRPERFRMYLKQYRNEMVQLGINSIGIVLLISFFIGAVICIQIKLNIESPWMPRFVVGYTTREILLLEFSSSIMCLILAGKVGSNIASEIGTMRVTQQIDALEIMGVNSASYLILPKILGLMTMIPFLVIFSIFAGIIGAFCTAWFAGIMNATDLEYGLQYSFVEWYIWCSFIKSLFFAFIIASVSAYFGYTVEGGSIAVGKASTDSVVSSSVLILFSDLILTQLLMG is encoded by the coding sequence ATGATAAAGCCTGTCACGAATTTTGGAAAATACCTCATGTTGATGGGGCGTGTGTTTTCCCGTCCGGAGCGGTTCCGGATGTATTTAAAGCAATATCGGAATGAAATGGTACAGTTGGGCATCAATTCCATCGGCATTGTGTTGCTGATTTCCTTTTTTATCGGTGCCGTGATTTGTATCCAGATAAAATTGAATATTGAAAGTCCTTGGATGCCACGTTTCGTGGTGGGATATACTACACGTGAGATTTTGCTGTTGGAGTTTTCTTCTTCCATCATGTGTTTGATTCTGGCAGGTAAGGTCGGGTCGAACATTGCTTCCGAAATAGGGACGATGCGTGTGACGCAGCAAATCGATGCTCTTGAGATTATGGGAGTAAATTCTGCTTCCTATCTGATTCTGCCTAAAATTCTGGGATTGATGACCATGATTCCTTTTTTGGTGATTTTCAGTATTTTTGCCGGTATCATTGGCGCGTTCTGTACGGCTTGGTTTGCCGGTATCATGAATGCCACAGATTTGGAATATGGTCTGCAGTATAGTTTTGTGGAGTGGTATATCTGGTGCAGCTTCATTAAATCCTTGTTCTTTGCGTTTATCATTGCCAGTGTGTCAGCTTATTTCGGCTACACGGTGGAAGGCGGTTCCATTGCAGTGGGAAAGGCTAGTACGGATTCGGTAGTATCAAGCAGTGTCCTGATTTTGTTTTCAGATTTAATACTTACACAATTGTTGATGGGATGA
- the susD gene encoding starch-binding outer membrane lipoprotein SusD, protein MKTSYLKHIFSAALTVAVSLGNVSCINDLDISSIDPQSSSSFDQEGAFVKQYALLGLTGQKGLAGTPDLDGQDEGESGFYRTIFNCQELPTDECVWVWQDNVDIPQFTSIAWNSSSQRTEWVYVRLGYDITQMNFFLDQIADKTDEESLRQRAEVRFLRALHYSYFLDLFGKAPFKEHFDNELPVEITGKDLYDYIQKELDECEADMFDPGQAPFGRADKAANWLLRARVYLNAEVYTGTADYENAKTYADKVINSGYYELCDDYKLMFMADNDQNEKAMKEIILPIRQDGMKTRNYGGSTYLICGTRTGGMPHMGTTNGWSCLIARNALVYKFFEEGSVPMIPEDVEVPGQSDFANDEAIDAWDAQYGVRTQDMIQAAGDDRAMFYSGAGGGRRTMDPKSITGFQSGLSVVKWQNIRSDGASTSHTEYPDTDIPLFRLAEAYLTRAEANFRLNQKSLAWEDIKTLRAKRGCVKQPALNEITEMYLLDEWSREFYLEGRRRSDLVRFDCFTTDKYLWDWKGGVKEGKSVSDIYNVYPIPATDLNNNNNMHQNEGY, encoded by the coding sequence ATGAAAACTAGCTATTTGAAACATATATTTTCAGCGGCACTGACAGTAGCCGTTTCATTGGGAAATGTATCGTGCATCAATGACTTGGACATCAGTTCCATTGACCCGCAAAGTTCTTCCAGCTTTGACCAGGAGGGGGCTTTTGTCAAGCAGTATGCCTTGCTGGGTCTGACGGGACAGAAAGGTCTGGCGGGTACTCCCGATTTGGATGGACAGGATGAAGGGGAGTCCGGATTCTATCGTACCATCTTTAATTGCCAGGAATTGCCTACCGACGAATGTGTATGGGTATGGCAGGACAATGTGGATATTCCTCAGTTTACCAGCATTGCATGGAATTCTTCCAGCCAGCGGACGGAATGGGTGTATGTGCGTTTGGGATATGACATCACCCAAATGAATTTCTTCTTGGACCAGATTGCCGACAAAACGGATGAAGAATCCCTTCGCCAGCGTGCGGAGGTGCGTTTCTTGCGTGCCTTGCACTATTCTTATTTCCTGGATTTGTTTGGAAAGGCACCTTTCAAGGAACATTTTGATAATGAACTTCCGGTAGAGATAACAGGAAAGGACTTGTATGACTATATCCAGAAAGAATTGGATGAATGTGAAGCGGATATGTTTGACCCGGGGCAGGCTCCTTTCGGACGCGCGGACAAAGCAGCCAACTGGCTGTTGAGAGCCCGTGTTTACTTGAATGCAGAGGTGTATACCGGTACGGCAGATTATGAGAATGCCAAAACGTATGCGGATAAAGTGATCAATAGCGGATATTATGAATTGTGCGATGACTATAAGCTGATGTTCATGGCCGACAATGACCAGAATGAAAAGGCCATGAAGGAAATCATTCTTCCCATTCGTCAGGACGGTATGAAGACCCGAAACTATGGCGGTTCTACTTATTTGATTTGTGGCACGCGTACGGGTGGAATGCCGCACATGGGTACCACGAACGGGTGGTCGTGTCTGATTGCCCGCAATGCGTTGGTGTATAAGTTCTTTGAGGAAGGAAGTGTACCGATGATTCCGGAAGATGTGGAGGTGCCCGGGCAGAGTGACTTTGCCAATGATGAGGCCATAGACGCTTGGGATGCACAGTATGGCGTGCGGACACAGGATATGATTCAGGCAGCGGGTGATGACCGTGCCATGTTCTATTCGGGTGCAGGTGGCGGACGACGGACAATGGATCCGAAATCCATCACCGGTTTTCAGAGTGGGTTGTCTGTCGTGAAATGGCAGAACATCCGTTCGGATGGGGCTTCTACCAGTCATACTGAATATCCGGACACGGATATCCCTTTGTTCCGGTTGGCTGAAGCCTATCTGACCCGTGCGGAAGCTAATTTCCGGCTGAATCAAAAGAGTCTGGCATGGGAAGATATCAAGACCTTACGTGCCAAACGCGGATGCGTCAAGCAGCCTGCCTTGAATGAGATTACCGAGATGTATCTGTTGGATGAATGGTCGCGTGAATTCTATCTGGAAGGGCGTCGCCGCAGTGACTTGGTGCGTTTCGACTGCTTTACCACCGACAAGTATTTGTGGGACTGGAAAGGGGGCGTGAAAGAAGGTAAGTCGGTGAGTGACATTTACAATGTCTATCCGATTCCGGCCACAGACCTGAACAACAACAATAATATGCATCAGAATGAAGGCTATTAA